The Leptospira levettii genome has a segment encoding these proteins:
- a CDS encoding ankyrin repeat domain-containing protein gives MIQNIIDFALKSKSNIRLRSLCSAITRGDRDSFDLLLSDVELKKICLTESALLLGLAVVEVSDLYFLKRLLAIGLNPDEPDNMGLYPIHKAAESGNIEAVETLLYAGANPNAADPSGVTALHIANSFDGLGELSDLLIRMGANIYQRDKLGKRYLM, from the coding sequence ATGATCCAAAACATAATCGATTTCGCATTGAAATCAAAATCCAATATTCGACTTCGCAGTTTGTGTTCTGCTATCACTAGGGGTGACAGAGATAGTTTTGATTTATTGTTATCCGATGTAGAATTAAAAAAAATTTGTTTAACTGAGTCGGCTTTGTTACTTGGGCTTGCAGTGGTTGAGGTATCCGATCTCTATTTTTTAAAACGATTACTCGCCATTGGTCTGAACCCAGACGAACCAGATAACATGGGTTTGTATCCAATTCATAAAGCAGCTGAATCAGGAAATATCGAAGCAGTGGAAACATTATTATATGCAGGCGCAAACCCCAATGCAGCAGATCCGAGTGGTGTCACTGCACTTCACATTGCCAATAGTTTTGATGGTCTCGGAGAATTGTCTGACTTACTCATCCGCATGGGTGCCAATATTTACCAAAGAGACAAACTCGGAAAACGTTATCTGATGTAA
- a CDS encoding helix-turn-helix domain-containing protein, which translates to MDILFLKPPFEWETFIKEFWIWREVKSNELPWIIPSYECEMVFHLGEPPMVETESGETFLLPKSHLVGPQTRRWRVLSPSQLNLVSIRFYVASLYALFSKQGLPLKNQFPEIPPNSELEIIFQRVNVEETDIIQSLSEYLKNFPGKQTEVPTYVRFALMELNQPKTSINSLAKKLGISRKQLERKFQEVIGLNPSEYRSVHRVLTLVRNPEHYQTNNPNLRLTDIAQNFEYADQSHFNHDFKRNSGTIPKDWFAEYEKMSHFYKQTNKEK; encoded by the coding sequence GTGGATATTTTGTTTTTAAAACCTCCTTTTGAATGGGAAACTTTTATCAAAGAGTTTTGGATTTGGAGGGAGGTAAAATCAAATGAACTCCCTTGGATCATACCGTCTTACGAATGTGAGATGGTGTTTCATTTGGGAGAACCACCTATGGTAGAAACAGAATCGGGTGAGACCTTTTTATTGCCAAAATCCCATTTGGTTGGTCCACAAACAAGAAGGTGGCGTGTTCTTTCACCTTCCCAATTAAACTTGGTTTCCATCCGTTTTTATGTGGCATCTTTGTATGCGCTATTTTCCAAACAAGGTTTGCCTCTAAAAAATCAATTCCCTGAAATACCACCTAACTCTGAATTGGAGATAATTTTCCAAAGAGTAAACGTAGAAGAAACGGATATCATCCAATCCTTGTCTGAGTATTTAAAAAACTTTCCAGGGAAACAAACAGAAGTTCCAACCTATGTTCGATTTGCACTGATGGAACTGAACCAACCCAAAACTAGTATCAATTCCCTTGCAAAAAAATTAGGCATCTCCAGGAAACAATTGGAACGAAAATTCCAGGAAGTTATTGGACTCAATCCATCCGAATACCGTTCTGTCCATCGTGTTTTAACTCTTGTAAGGAATCCCGAACATTACCAAACAAACAATCCGAATCTTCGTCTAACTGATATCGCGCAGAATTTTGAATATGCAGACCAGTCCCATTTTAACCATGATTTTAAACGAAATTCGGGTACGATCCCAAAAGATTGGTTTGCAGAATATGAAAAAATGTCTCATTTTTACAAGCAAACAAACAAGGAAAAGTGA
- a CDS encoding adhesin OmpL37 family surface protein has protein sequence MRTYLLCILGGLCLFGVDSSYSNGNLQVAFGAEENYLLVRSLDSSIIHLGDAEDKLEYRSIIDEYLRFKSLHIQGNYGEAYLAVRSTQYKLIQLYDKILTKNITLVRSELEILGRKARDKEKAQTKAFLRLALRDVSEAEQKLVMARNMRPYLYLLKLREMLFALKILKHSGKFVIFLNLLHDGQYMDSIEFYDFDTIESELIRGFGSSSKYLAIHYDNAFLPFREESIYEDKMTNFKTQTINQNETLK, from the coding sequence GTGCGAACTTATCTTTTGTGTATATTAGGAGGCCTTTGTTTATTCGGAGTGGACTCGTCTTACTCCAATGGAAACTTACAGGTGGCCTTTGGCGCAGAAGAAAACTACCTCCTCGTTCGTTCCCTCGATTCCAGTATCATCCATTTAGGTGATGCAGAAGATAAATTGGAATACCGATCCATTATCGATGAATACTTACGTTTCAAAAGCCTTCATATCCAAGGAAATTATGGAGAAGCCTACCTTGCCGTTCGTTCCACTCAATACAAACTCATACAACTCTACGACAAAATTCTTACAAAAAACATAACACTTGTTCGCAGTGAACTTGAGATACTCGGTAGAAAAGCAAGAGACAAAGAAAAAGCACAAACAAAGGCTTTTTTACGTTTGGCGTTACGTGACGTAAGTGAAGCGGAACAAAAATTGGTGATGGCAAGGAACATGCGTCCCTATTTGTATCTTTTGAAACTGCGAGAAATGTTATTTGCTCTGAAGATTTTAAAACATTCAGGGAAGTTTGTTATTTTTTTGAATTTACTCCATGATGGCCAGTACATGGATTCCATAGAGTTTTATGATTTTGATACCATTGAATCAGAACTCATCCGTGGTTTTGGTTCGAGTTCCAAATACCTCGCCATCCATTACGACAATGCCTTTCTCCCTTTTCGAGAAGAAAGTATTTATGAAGACAAAATGACAAATTTCAAAACCCAAACCATCAACCAAAACGAAACACTGAAATAA
- the purT gene encoding formate-dependent phosphoribosylglycinamide formyltransferase → MIGTPFTKQATKLLLLGSGELGKEVAIEANRLGVHVIAVDRYPNAPAMLVAQESRVINMLDPKELEATIRELKPNYVVPEIEAIHTETLVRLESEGFKIIPSAKAVNLTMNREGIRNFVAKELGLKTSAYLFADTEDDFTKAIHTIGFPCVVKPIMSSSGKGQSLIKTESDIHKAWEYGQTGGRTGKGKMIIEEFIPFDFEITLLTIRHIGGTSFLPPIGHRQVNGDYVESWMPQPMSNLALESAKQIAEKVTTGLGGFGIFGVELFVKGDEVYFSEVSPRPHDTGLVTLISQNISEFSLHARALLGLPIPELIFQTPAASSAILLEGDTKSPEYVGLKEALSIPGVDIRIFGKPEVIGKRRMGVSLALGKSIEEAKEKANRARDYIQLKTS, encoded by the coding sequence ATGATAGGAACACCATTTACGAAACAGGCAACAAAACTCCTCCTTCTTGGTTCAGGAGAATTAGGAAAGGAGGTAGCGATTGAAGCCAATCGATTGGGTGTCCATGTCATCGCTGTGGATCGTTATCCAAATGCACCTGCAATGCTTGTGGCACAAGAATCTCGTGTCATCAATATGCTCGATCCGAAAGAATTAGAAGCCACCATACGCGAGTTAAAGCCAAATTATGTTGTGCCTGAAATAGAAGCCATCCATACAGAAACTTTAGTCCGTTTGGAATCCGAAGGATTTAAAATCATTCCCAGTGCCAAAGCAGTTAACCTCACAATGAACCGTGAGGGAATTCGAAACTTCGTAGCAAAAGAATTAGGTTTAAAAACATCTGCTTATCTTTTTGCAGACACAGAAGATGATTTTACAAAAGCCATCCATACGATAGGATTTCCTTGTGTGGTAAAACCCATCATGAGTTCTTCTGGTAAAGGACAGAGTCTCATCAAAACAGAATCCGACATCCACAAAGCATGGGAGTATGGCCAAACGGGTGGTCGTACAGGCAAAGGAAAGATGATCATCGAAGAATTTATTCCTTTTGATTTTGAAATTACCTTACTCACTATCCGTCACATTGGTGGCACAAGTTTTTTACCACCAATCGGGCATAGACAAGTAAACGGGGATTATGTGGAGTCTTGGATGCCCCAACCTATGTCAAATTTAGCATTAGAATCCGCAAAACAAATTGCTGAAAAAGTCACCACAGGGCTTGGTGGTTTCGGAATTTTTGGTGTGGAACTTTTTGTCAAAGGGGACGAAGTGTACTTTAGTGAGGTTTCTCCAAGACCACATGATACAGGCCTTGTCACCCTCATCTCTCAAAATATTTCTGAATTTTCGTTACATGCGAGAGCACTTCTTGGCCTACCAATCCCTGAACTCATCTTCCAAACACCTGCTGCTAGTTCTGCGATTTTGCTCGAAGGGGATACCAAGTCACCAGAATACGTGGGTTTAAAAGAAGCTTTGTCGATTCCAGGAGTTGACATTCGTATCTTCGGAAAACCAGAAGTGATTGGGAAACGCCGAATGGGTGTTAGTTTAGCTCTCGGCAAATCCATTGAGGAAGCAAAAGAAAAAGCGAATCGTGCAAGGGACTACATCCAATTAAAAACTTCCTAA